From Cognatishimia activa, one genomic window encodes:
- a CDS encoding LLM class flavin-dependent oxidoreductase translates to MTVVPITSPDLQAAEVSWFSALCSDDYQFLGVPEGELRSSWEHCSDIVKVAEEQGFRNILCPSSYQVGQDTLSFVAGCAPITDKINLLAAVRCGEMQPIMLARTVATLDHMLQGRLTINIISSDFPGQKEDSNYRYQRSREVVEILKQAWTQDEINYEGEVYNFKGLTTDPVRPYQQNGGPLLYFGGYSPAALELCGQHCDVYLMWPEKMDELAGRMKAVHSVAEKYDRTLDYGLRVHMIVRDTEAEAREYADYIVSKLDDEYGRMIRERALDSTSLGVSHQAKNRELADKFGYIEPNLWTGVGRARSGCGAALVGSTDQVMSKIEEYQKMGIRAFIFSGYPHIDEAKHFGARVLPNLKTCSLPHEYGRVPAGTPATPLGNGVRR, encoded by the coding sequence ATGACAGTGGTTCCGATTACATCCCCTGATCTACAGGCGGCGGAAGTCTCTTGGTTTTCGGCTTTGTGCTCAGACGATTACCAGTTTTTGGGTGTGCCAGAAGGTGAGTTGCGCAGCTCTTGGGAGCACTGCTCGGACATCGTGAAAGTCGCTGAGGAACAGGGTTTCCGGAATATTCTATGCCCATCGTCTTATCAGGTTGGCCAAGACACCCTCTCCTTTGTCGCAGGCTGCGCGCCGATCACCGACAAAATCAACCTCCTCGCGGCTGTACGCTGTGGTGAGATGCAGCCAATCATGCTCGCCCGTACTGTGGCGACGCTGGATCACATGCTGCAGGGTCGCCTGACAATCAATATCATCAGCTCTGACTTCCCGGGGCAGAAAGAAGACAGCAACTACCGCTATCAGCGGTCCCGTGAAGTGGTGGAAATCCTGAAACAGGCCTGGACACAGGATGAGATCAACTACGAAGGCGAAGTTTATAACTTCAAAGGCCTGACAACCGATCCGGTGCGCCCTTACCAGCAAAACGGCGGTCCGCTGTTGTATTTCGGTGGCTACTCCCCTGCGGCGCTGGAGCTTTGCGGCCAGCACTGCGACGTCTACCTGATGTGGCCAGAAAAAATGGACGAGTTGGCTGGTCGTATGAAAGCGGTGCATTCTGTTGCTGAGAAATACGACCGCACGCTCGACTATGGCCTACGCGTGCACATGATTGTGCGTGACACCGAAGCGGAAGCACGCGAATACGCGGATTACATCGTGTCCAAGCTGGACGACGAATATGGCCGCATGATCCGCGAACGCGCGCTCGACAGCACCTCTTTGGGCGTCAGCCACCAAGCCAAGAACCGCGAGCTGGCAGATAAGTTCGGCTATATCGAACCGAACCTCTGGACAGGCGTAGGCCGTGCGCGTTCTGGCTGTGGCGCAGCCCTCGTGGGTTCCACCGATCAGGTCATGAGCAAGATCGAAGAATATCAAAAGATGGGCATTCGCGCCTTTATCTTCTCGGGCTATCCGCATATCGACGAAGCGAAACACTTCGGCGCGCGCGTATTGCCAAATCTCAAGACATGCTCTTTGCCGCATGAGTATGGCCGCGTGCCTGCCGGAACCCCAGCAACACCACTTGGTAACGGAGTGCGCCGCTAA
- a CDS encoding GntR family transcriptional regulator, which yields MNLSNQKRNALPVYVQIAELIIRDVSSGRLSHGDRLPPEREMAAEFNTSVGTLRKALAELTNKGLLERIQGSGNYIKTGQVRDSVYGMFRLELPEGGGLPRADLLSVETLPKPDHLPVFGYAERGARIRRLRYLNDTIIAVEEIWLDESAGQVTKDALSDSLYRYYQKQLGFWITRAEDRVSINEVPRWAPETFTKTPGTPVGYIERFSWADRDLPIEFSRTWFDTDQALYVQRLK from the coding sequence ATCAATTTGTCCAACCAGAAGCGCAACGCACTGCCGGTCTATGTGCAGATCGCCGAGCTGATCATCCGTGATGTCAGTTCTGGTCGGCTCAGCCATGGCGACCGGCTCCCGCCGGAGCGAGAGATGGCAGCAGAGTTTAACACCTCTGTCGGCACGCTGCGCAAGGCGCTGGCTGAGCTGACAAATAAAGGACTTTTGGAGCGAATTCAGGGCTCTGGGAATTACATCAAAACAGGGCAGGTGCGGGACAGCGTCTATGGCATGTTCCGACTGGAATTGCCGGAAGGCGGTGGTCTGCCAAGGGCTGATTTGCTGTCCGTTGAGACCCTGCCAAAGCCGGATCATCTGCCGGTATTTGGCTATGCTGAACGGGGGGCTCGCATCCGCCGTCTACGCTACCTGAATGATACAATTATCGCTGTTGAGGAAATCTGGCTCGACGAATCGGCGGGGCAGGTCACGAAAGATGCTCTGTCTGATTCCCTTTATCGCTACTATCAGAAGCAGCTTGGCTTCTGGATCACGCGCGCCGAAGACCGCGTCAGCATCAATGAAGTGCCCCGCTGGGCACCCGAAACTTTCACGAAAACTCCGGGCACTCCGGTCGGCTATATTGAGCGTTTCAGCTGGGCTGATCGCGATTTACCGATCGAGTTTTCCCGAACTTGGTTTGATACAGACCAGGCCCTGTATGTGCAGCGCCTGAAGTAA
- a CDS encoding Gfo/Idh/MocA family protein has protein sequence MDRIINYGIIGCGMMGQEHMRNIALLEGARVAAIFEPNEIMANAAKAIEPNAALCASLEELLDRDDLDCLLVVSPNHMHVPQLEVIAARNPLPLLMEKPLFTDPADEEKLLAFKESYPAPIWVAMEYRYMPAIQSFLEEAQKATGGVKMLTIREHRFPFLQKVGNWNRFNRNSGGTLVEKCCHFFDLMRLIVGSDPVRIMASAGQEVNHLDENYDGEVSDIWDSAYVIVDFENGARGMLELCMYAEGSKFQEEISAVGPEGKIEAFVPGPGRFWPTHLGEPPVSQVIISPRSPKGPQMVEVPVDPTLLEAGDHNGSTFYQHVKFLEVVRGEGVPEVSLMDGVHAVKMGLLAQESATDGTTKSF, from the coding sequence ATGGACCGTATCATCAATTACGGCATCATCGGTTGCGGCATGATGGGGCAGGAACACATGCGCAATATCGCGTTGCTGGAAGGCGCGCGCGTGGCGGCGATCTTCGAACCCAATGAGATCATGGCCAACGCCGCTAAGGCGATTGAGCCCAATGCCGCGCTGTGCGCGAGCCTTGAAGAGCTTCTGGATCGTGATGATCTGGACTGTCTTTTGGTGGTTTCCCCAAACCACATGCACGTGCCTCAGCTGGAAGTGATTGCTGCGCGCAACCCATTGCCGTTGTTGATGGAAAAGCCGTTGTTCACGGATCCAGCGGATGAGGAAAAGCTGCTTGCTTTCAAAGAATCCTATCCGGCCCCAATCTGGGTTGCGATGGAATATCGTTATATGCCAGCGATCCAGTCTTTCCTTGAGGAAGCGCAAAAGGCGACTGGTGGCGTCAAGATGCTGACCATACGCGAGCACCGTTTCCCATTCTTGCAAAAGGTTGGCAACTGGAACCGCTTCAATCGCAATTCCGGCGGGACGTTGGTGGAAAAGTGCTGCCATTTCTTTGATCTGATGCGTCTGATCGTTGGCTCTGATCCGGTGCGGATCATGGCAAGCGCCGGCCAGGAGGTGAACCATCTGGATGAAAATTACGATGGAGAGGTATCAGATATTTGGGATAGCGCCTATGTCATCGTAGATTTCGAAAACGGCGCCCGCGGGATGCTGGAGCTTTGCATGTACGCGGAAGGCAGTAAGTTTCAGGAAGAAATCAGCGCCGTTGGACCTGAGGGTAAAATCGAAGCGTTTGTCCCCGGGCCGGGGCGTTTCTGGCCAACACATCTGGGCGAACCACCCGTGTCTCAGGTGATCATCAGCCCCCGCAGCCCGAAAGGGCCTCAGATGGTTGAGGTTCCCGTGGATCCAACGCTTCTGGAGGCTGGAGATCACAACGGATCGACCTTCTATCAGCACGTGAAATTCCTTGAGGTTGTGCGCGGTGAAGGCGTGCCAGAGGTCTCATTGATGGATGGCGTGCATGCCGTGAAAATGGGGCTCTTGGCGCAGGAATCCGCAACAGACGGTACAACAAAATCGTTCTAG
- a CDS encoding MFS transporter: MTQMIDDRRAKRTVFILVLAQAIIGAQMPMIFTIGGLAGQSLASNVCFATLPISLIVLGSMFSATPMSNFMQKHGRRAGFFVGATGGIIGAAVGAYALYTSSFALFLVGSLFTGIYMSAHGFYRFAAADSASDAFRPKAISYVMAGGLAAAVFGPQLVKVTADAFVIPFMGTYAAVLVLNLVGMGLFAFLDIPLPEQPKEGDRPSRSRWELITTPRIAVAVICATVSYALMNLMMTSTPLAVVGCGYSQDNAADVVSGHVLAMFAPSFFTGHLIARFGVEKIVAAGLLILAGAGAVALQDVALENFFIALILLGVGWNFGFIGATTMLTMSHEPHERGKMQGMNDLIVFGGVTVASLASGGLMNCSGGDAVQGWTAVNLAMAPFLVLAGGALIWLVLRPTEELTH, from the coding sequence ATGACCCAAATGATTGATGATCGCCGCGCTAAGCGCACCGTATTCATTCTGGTATTGGCGCAGGCCATTATCGGGGCTCAGATGCCAATGATCTTCACCATTGGCGGCCTTGCCGGACAGTCTTTGGCGTCTAACGTCTGCTTTGCGACATTGCCGATTTCTCTGATCGTGTTGGGCTCGATGTTTTCGGCCACGCCGATGTCGAATTTTATGCAGAAACACGGCCGGCGCGCTGGCTTCTTTGTGGGCGCGACGGGTGGCATTATTGGCGCCGCCGTTGGCGCCTATGCGCTTTACACAAGCAGCTTTGCACTCTTTCTCGTCGGCAGCCTGTTCACCGGTATCTATATGAGCGCACACGGTTTTTATCGTTTTGCTGCTGCAGATAGCGCCTCTGACGCCTTCCGCCCGAAAGCGATCTCATACGTTATGGCTGGCGGACTTGCTGCTGCGGTCTTTGGCCCACAGCTGGTGAAAGTGACCGCAGATGCATTCGTGATCCCCTTCATGGGCACCTATGCAGCTGTCTTGGTTCTGAACCTGGTCGGTATGGGCCTCTTTGCCTTCCTAGACATCCCCCTTCCCGAGCAACCCAAAGAAGGCGACCGCCCGTCTCGCAGCCGTTGGGAGCTGATCACTACCCCACGCATTGCAGTGGCCGTGATCTGCGCAACAGTTTCTTACGCTCTGATGAACCTGATGATGACCTCCACACCATTGGCGGTCGTGGGCTGTGGCTATTCACAAGACAATGCTGCCGATGTGGTCAGCGGCCACGTTCTGGCGATGTTTGCACCGTCGTTCTTCACGGGGCACCTGATCGCGCGATTTGGTGTTGAGAAAATCGTCGCCGCGGGTCTTTTAATTCTTGCAGGCGCCGGAGCTGTCGCGCTGCAAGACGTGGCGCTGGAAAACTTCTTTATCGCTTTGATCCTGCTGGGGGTCGGTTGGAACTTTGGCTTCATCGGCGCGACCACGATGCTCACTATGTCTCATGAACCACATGAGCGGGGTAAGATGCAGGGTATGAACGATCTGATTGTCTTTGGTGGTGTCACGGTGGCTTCGCTGGCCTCAGGAGGTCTGATGAACTGCTCTGGCGGTGACGCGGTACAGGGCTGGACGGCTGTGAACCTTGCTATGGCACCGTTCTTGGTGCTCGCAGGTGGCGCGCTGATTTGGCTGGTGCTACGGCCAACTGAAGAACTCACACATTAA
- a CDS encoding DNA-3-methyladenine glycosylase family protein: MVGRIIKTEACVAEGAAWLAGQDERFRQALEITGPLPTRLRKDGFDQLLSAIVSQQVSVAAARAIWKRMRDAKLTGPRKVMWATEEELRTVGLSRQKVRYAKALAEARINYKDLRDAPNAEIIKTLTEVSGIGIWTAEIYAMFSLGRADVFAPGDLALQESARLLFDLPKRPTEKQLRVMAEDWSPWRSVAARLLWAYYHVAKDREGIA, from the coding sequence ATGGTTGGACGCATCATCAAAACGGAAGCCTGCGTTGCAGAGGGCGCGGCATGGTTGGCAGGCCAGGATGAACGTTTCCGACAGGCGCTGGAAATCACAGGCCCATTGCCCACACGTCTTCGAAAAGACGGATTTGATCAACTTTTAAGCGCCATTGTCTCTCAACAGGTCAGCGTAGCCGCCGCGCGTGCGATCTGGAAGCGGATGCGCGATGCGAAACTGACTGGTCCACGGAAGGTGATGTGGGCCACGGAAGAAGAATTGCGCACTGTCGGATTAAGTCGCCAGAAAGTGCGTTATGCCAAGGCCCTGGCTGAAGCACGTATCAATTACAAAGACTTGCGCGACGCTCCAAACGCGGAAATCATTAAGACTCTGACCGAAGTCAGTGGCATCGGCATCTGGACCGCCGAGATCTATGCCATGTTCTCTCTAGGCCGCGCTGATGTCTTTGCACCCGGCGATCTGGCGCTTCAGGAAAGCGCGCGATTGCTATTTGATCTGCCCAAACGCCCAACCGAAAAACAACTACGCGTCATGGCGGAAGACTGGTCGCCATGGAGATCAGTTGCAGCGCGGCTCTTGTGGGCCTACTACCATGTGGCAAAAGACAGGGAAGGCATCGCATGA
- a CDS encoding alpha/beta hydrolase — translation MTRVLNTLRKEPLSGETRSVVVFLHGYGANGQDLIGLADPLAEHLPDTLFLAPDAPETIPGMPMGLQWFPIPWIDGSSEEESERGMMAAVEDLNAFLDAMMVDEDVLPEQVVLFGFSQGTMMSLHVAPRREDEVAGVVAFSGRLLRPELLADETVSRPAVLLVHGDQDDVVPVQSLPQAAEALQEAGFKDVFAHIMKGTAHGIAPDGLSVSLAFMRDKLGL, via the coding sequence ATGACTCGCGTTCTAAACACACTCCGCAAAGAACCGCTTTCGGGCGAAACCCGATCCGTTGTGGTGTTTCTGCATGGCTACGGTGCCAATGGGCAGGATTTAATCGGTCTGGCGGACCCACTGGCGGAACATCTGCCTGATACGCTTTTCCTGGCACCCGATGCGCCAGAAACCATTCCTGGCATGCCAATGGGGCTGCAATGGTTCCCGATCCCTTGGATTGATGGTTCGTCCGAGGAAGAAAGCGAACGCGGCATGATGGCAGCGGTCGAAGATCTGAACGCCTTCCTGGATGCGATGATGGTGGACGAGGATGTGCTGCCGGAACAGGTGGTGCTCTTTGGCTTTTCCCAAGGTACAATGATGTCGCTGCACGTGGCGCCACGTCGCGAAGATGAGGTTGCTGGCGTTGTGGCCTTCTCAGGTCGCTTGCTGCGTCCAGAGCTGTTGGCCGATGAAACCGTCAGCCGTCCTGCAGTGTTGCTGGTGCATGGCGATCAGGATGACGTTGTGCCGGTGCAATCCCTGCCGCAGGCGGCCGAAGCATTGCAGGAAGCCGGTTTCAAAGATGTCTTCGCGCACATCATGAAGGGCACAGCTCATGGCATCGCGCCAGATGGGCTGAGCGTTTCTCTGGCCTTTATGAGGGATAAGTTGGGGCTTTAA
- a CDS encoding peptidase, producing the protein MNYLKFAAYEQQLKWLALALGLASTISIVQGWQLAAMLFSLPFCLIWIFCAWLRNEPQLKYINVIFAVLYVYGIGRYFIVTT; encoded by the coding sequence ATGAACTACCTGAAGTTCGCTGCCTATGAGCAGCAGCTGAAGTGGCTAGCGCTGGCATTAGGCCTCGCGAGCACGATCTCTATTGTCCAAGGCTGGCAATTGGCCGCGATGCTTTTTAGCCTGCCGTTCTGTCTGATTTGGATATTTTGCGCATGGCTCAGGAACGAGCCGCAGCTGAAATACATAAACGTGATTTTTGCCGTTTTGTATGTTTATGGGATTGGTCGCTACTTTATCGTGACCACCTGA
- a CDS encoding HNH endonuclease: MDGDFRTEFVHQPGGLKQHPALVLNADYRPLSYYPLSLWPWQDAIKAVYMDRVDIVAEYDTYVHSPSTQIKIPSVVVLRDYVKPVKRVAFTRFNLFLRDEFQCQYCGAKGDLTFDHVVPRAAGGVTSWENVVAACSPCNLKKGSKSLQNTHLQLRKPPRQPHAEELRNMGRKFPPNYLHDSWVDFLYWDAELDA, translated from the coding sequence ATGGATGGCGATTTCAGGACAGAGTTTGTACATCAGCCCGGTGGGTTGAAACAGCATCCTGCATTGGTGTTGAATGCGGATTATCGGCCGCTTTCCTATTATCCGCTATCACTCTGGCCTTGGCAGGATGCGATCAAAGCGGTCTACATGGATCGGGTGGATATCGTCGCTGAATATGACACCTATGTGCACAGTCCGAGTACGCAGATCAAAATCCCCTCTGTTGTTGTTCTCAGAGATTACGTCAAACCAGTAAAGCGCGTGGCCTTCACGCGCTTTAATCTTTTTTTGCGGGATGAATTTCAATGTCAGTACTGTGGCGCCAAGGGTGACCTCACCTTTGACCATGTGGTGCCGCGTGCGGCCGGGGGTGTGACCAGTTGGGAAAATGTGGTGGCGGCGTGTAGCCCGTGCAATCTGAAGAAAGGCTCAAAGAGCTTGCAAAACACGCATTTGCAACTGCGCAAACCGCCGCGTCAGCCCCATGCAGAAGAATTGCGCAATATGGGGCGGAAATTCCCACCCAACTACCTGCACGATAGCTGGGTGGACTTCCTTTATTGGGATGCGGAGCTCGACGCTTAA
- a CDS encoding ornithine cyclodeaminase, translated as MTQPSDKALVPFVSVDNMMRLVHHIGIETMLTEIAGYIEDDFKRWELFDKTPRVASHSDVGVIELMPTSDGEAYGFKYVNGHPKNTSEGLQTVTAFGLLADVYTGYPVLLTEMTLLTALRTAATSAMVAKHLAPKGSKTMAMIGNGAQSEFQTLAMKAIVGIEEVRLYDTDKAATEKCARNLEGMGVSVVKCATPEEAMQGAQILTTCTADKKNATILTDNMVGEGVHINAIGGDCPGKTELAAGILNRADVFVEFPEQTRIEGEIQQMADDFPVTEMWEVITGAKVGRRDDKQITLFDGVGFAIEDFSALRYVRDRVKSTEFADMLDMLADPDDPRDLFGMLQRSKVDA; from the coding sequence ATGACCCAACCTTCTGACAAAGCCCTCGTCCCATTCGTCAGCGTCGACAATATGATGCGCCTTGTGCACCATATCGGCATTGAAACCATGCTGACCGAGATTGCCGGCTACATCGAAGACGATTTCAAACGCTGGGAGCTGTTTGACAAAACCCCGCGTGTGGCGAGCCACTCTGATGTGGGTGTGATCGAATTGATGCCGACCTCTGATGGTGAGGCTTACGGATTCAAATATGTAAACGGTCACCCAAAAAACACCTCCGAGGGTTTGCAAACCGTTACGGCCTTCGGCCTTTTGGCAGATGTTTACACGGGCTACCCGGTTCTTCTGACCGAAATGACTTTGTTGACCGCCCTTCGGACCGCCGCAACTTCTGCGATGGTCGCAAAACACCTTGCGCCAAAGGGTTCGAAAACCATGGCCATGATCGGTAACGGCGCGCAGTCTGAATTCCAGACCTTGGCGATGAAAGCCATTGTCGGCATCGAAGAAGTCCGCCTCTACGACACCGACAAAGCCGCAACTGAAAAATGTGCGCGTAATTTGGAAGGCATGGGTGTCTCCGTTGTAAAATGCGCAACACCGGAAGAAGCCATGCAGGGTGCTCAAATTCTGACCACCTGCACAGCGGATAAGAAAAACGCGACCATTCTGACCGACAACATGGTTGGCGAAGGTGTGCACATCAACGCGATTGGCGGCGACTGCCCGGGCAAGACAGAACTTGCGGCAGGTATTCTGAACCGTGCCGATGTTTTTGTAGAATTCCCGGAACAAACTCGCATCGAAGGTGAAATTCAGCAGATGGCAGACGACTTCCCAGTCACCGAGATGTGGGAAGTTATCACCGGCGCCAAAGTTGGTCGACGGGATGACAAGCAAATCACCCTCTTTGATGGCGTTGGCTTTGCGATCGAGGACTTTTCAGCCCTGCGTTACGTGCGCGACCGTGTGAAGAGCACTGAGTTTGCGGATATGCTGGACATGCTGGCAGACCCGGATGATCCGCGCGATCTGTTTGGTATGTTGCAGCGGTCTAAAGTGGACGCTTAA
- the ctlX gene encoding citrulline utilization hydrolase CtlX — MKSIQAPQSVVMIRPHHFCSNPETRDDNAFQTLSNRSMDATSEAALAEFDQAVADLGDAGIRVHVFDDTGTETPDSVFPNNWFSTHAGGHVAIYPMFAQNRRLERRIDVIEMLKAEYRVQDVIDYSGLEADNLALEGTGAMVLDHMGRIAYTVKSNRADPVILERFCTHFNFEPIAFEAKDAQGRDVYHTNVLMGIGTNYALICLDMIVDAERRRTVATRLEESGCEVIDLTHEQIGEFAGNAIELTGHKRRLALSSRALKSLRSDQLAIIEKSADPLPLSVPTIETAGGSVRCMIAGIHLTRRSS; from the coding sequence ATGAAGTCGATCCAAGCACCACAGTCCGTGGTCATGATCCGCCCGCACCATTTTTGCAGCAACCCGGAAACGCGGGATGACAATGCATTTCAAACGCTGAGCAATCGGTCGATGGATGCAACGTCCGAAGCGGCTCTGGCTGAATTTGACCAAGCAGTTGCTGATCTAGGTGATGCCGGCATTCGCGTGCACGTCTTTGACGACACGGGAACAGAAACACCAGACAGCGTGTTTCCAAACAACTGGTTCTCAACCCACGCCGGTGGCCATGTGGCGATCTATCCGATGTTCGCACAGAACCGCCGCCTAGAGCGCCGGATCGACGTCATTGAAATGCTGAAGGCAGAATACCGTGTTCAGGATGTGATCGATTATTCTGGTCTGGAAGCCGACAACCTTGCGCTGGAAGGCACTGGTGCCATGGTGCTCGATCACATGGGGCGCATTGCTTACACTGTGAAATCCAACCGCGCTGATCCAGTAATCCTGGAACGCTTCTGCACGCATTTCAATTTCGAACCGATCGCTTTTGAAGCCAAGGATGCGCAGGGCCGCGATGTCTATCACACCAATGTTTTGATGGGCATTGGCACCAACTACGCTTTGATCTGTCTGGATATGATTGTGGACGCCGAACGCCGCCGAACGGTGGCGACCCGACTTGAGGAATCTGGCTGCGAAGTCATTGACTTAACCCATGAACAGATTGGCGAATTCGCTGGCAATGCGATTGAGCTTACGGGTCATAAACGCAGGTTGGCTCTGTCCTCACGCGCCTTGAAATCTTTGCGCTCGGATCAACTTGCCATCATCGAAAAATCGGCAGACCCCCTGCCCCTTTCCGTCCCCACCATCGAAACTGCCGGCGGGTCCGTGCGCTGCATGATTGCAGGCATTCACCTGACACGCCGTTCTTCCTGA
- the rocF gene encoding arginase: protein MTHHTCILIGAPVDSGKQRRGCLMGPDAYRTAGLVESLEELGHKVIDEGNVVRPERNLTPPDAKVHFWSETIAWTEALADAAEAAMPHGLPIFLGGDHSLAAGTVTGVTRFAKKQNRPQFVLWLDAHSDYHTPTSTDSGNLHGTPVAYFTGRDGFDGFPKVENPVPQENVCIIGLRSVDQAEHDALMASEIFRHDMREIDESGIAKPLAAFLKRVSDANGMLHVSLDVDFLDPSVAPAVGTTVPGGATVREAHLVMEMLHDSGLMTSLDLVELNPFLDERGRTATLMVDLAASSLGRKIFDRPTRSHL from the coding sequence ATGACACATCACACATGTATCTTGATCGGTGCTCCGGTCGATTCAGGAAAACAGCGACGCGGTTGCCTTATGGGTCCCGATGCTTATCGAACAGCAGGTTTGGTCGAAAGTCTGGAAGAGCTCGGCCACAAAGTGATCGATGAAGGCAATGTGGTTCGTCCTGAACGAAATCTAACTCCGCCAGATGCGAAAGTTCATTTTTGGTCTGAAACCATCGCCTGGACAGAGGCGTTAGCAGACGCGGCAGAAGCAGCGATGCCACACGGGCTGCCCATTTTCCTGGGCGGAGACCACAGCTTGGCGGCCGGAACGGTCACCGGCGTAACTCGCTTTGCTAAGAAACAAAACCGCCCACAATTTGTTCTTTGGCTGGATGCTCACAGCGACTACCACACACCGACGTCCACAGATTCCGGCAACCTTCATGGGACACCTGTAGCCTATTTCACGGGTCGTGATGGCTTTGACGGATTTCCAAAGGTCGAAAACCCAGTCCCACAAGAAAATGTCTGCATCATCGGTTTGCGCTCTGTCGATCAGGCAGAACACGACGCCTTGATGGCCAGCGAAATCTTTCGCCATGACATGCGGGAAATCGATGAAAGCGGAATAGCCAAGCCCCTCGCTGCATTCTTGAAACGGGTCTCAGACGCGAATGGCATGTTGCACGTTTCTCTGGACGTCGACTTTCTGGACCCAAGCGTCGCCCCGGCCGTCGGCACCACCGTACCCGGAGGCGCGACAGTCCGCGAGGCCCATTTGGTCATGGAGATGCTGCATGACAGTGGCTTGATGACGTCGCTTGATCTTGTCGAACTCAACCCCTTCCTTGATGAGCGTGGCCGCACGGCGACTTTAATGGTCGATCTCGCCGCCTCTTCTCTCGGACGAAAAATCTTTGATCGCCCAACCCGGAGCCACCTATGA
- a CDS encoding Lrp/AsnC family transcriptional regulator, giving the protein MDDTDRALISALRHDARASLSDLAATLGVSRATVRGRIEKLKTSGDIVGFSVVLKEDVQTDPIRGLMMIRIEGRGADRIKRQLHGMPAVRAVHSTNGKWDLIAELGTDTLASFDSVLNQIRRLEGVSNSETNLLLATRKQS; this is encoded by the coding sequence ATGGACGATACGGATCGTGCTTTAATTTCTGCTCTGCGCCATGACGCAAGGGCGTCTTTGTCAGACCTTGCAGCGACGCTTGGCGTGTCACGTGCAACAGTGCGCGGGCGTATAGAAAAGTTGAAAACCAGCGGCGATATCGTTGGCTTTAGTGTTGTCTTAAAAGAGGACGTTCAGACTGATCCAATCCGCGGGCTTATGATGATACGGATCGAAGGGCGTGGGGCGGATCGTATTAAACGACAGTTACACGGCATGCCCGCGGTGCGCGCTGTGCATTCAACAAATGGCAAATGGGATTTGATTGCAGAGCTGGGGACGGACACACTCGCCAGTTTTGACAGCGTGCTCAATCAGATCAGACGTTTGGAAGGCGTGTCCAACAGCGAGACCAACTTGCTGCTGGCCACGCGTAAACAGTCTTAA
- a CDS encoding disulfide bond formation protein B — protein MTRKSATLLLTLASAAMILSAWGFQYIGGYPPCKMCYWQRYPHFAAIAIGGLALAMKARLLAWLGAAAMLTTGGIGIFHSGVERGLWEGPSSCTSTSIGGLNTDELFDQIMNAPLVRCDEIPWEMFGVTMANLNALGSFAFAVGWLWVAIKSD, from the coding sequence ATGACCCGTAAAAGTGCGACGTTACTGCTGACCCTCGCCTCAGCGGCAATGATCCTTTCGGCCTGGGGCTTTCAATATATTGGCGGCTACCCACCCTGCAAAATGTGCTATTGGCAGCGCTACCCGCATTTCGCAGCCATTGCGATTGGCGGATTAGCTTTGGCGATGAAGGCCCGACTTTTGGCGTGGCTCGGAGCAGCGGCCATGCTCACCACGGGGGGTATCGGCATTTTTCATTCCGGTGTTGAGCGCGGTCTATGGGAAGGCCCATCATCCTGTACGTCGACCTCCATTGGTGGATTGAACACAGATGAGCTGTTTGATCAGATCATGAACGCGCCACTTGTCCGCTGCGACGAAATCCCTTGGGAGATGTTCGGCGTCACAATGGCGAACCTAAACGCTCTTGGGTCATTCGCATTTGCTGTGGGCTGGCTCTGGGTCGCGATTAAGTCTGATTAA